From the Cryptomeria japonica chromosome 2, Sugi_1.0, whole genome shotgun sequence genome, one window contains:
- the LOC131065197 gene encoding uncharacterized protein LOC131065197, whose protein sequence is MWLRDPSLGDLVAQWWRDGAPAYGTAMYSLVKKLQYVKFHLKRWNRLSFGNFRARKREALDRLAVITRQIRDLGFSEALGHAESQALKLVEEWELREEIFWKQKARIDWLQEGDRNTAFFHYSVQARRNKCFISSLVNSEGISISAQHALSREARQYYSNLFTEDSVPAEADENRVLACIPSLISNEVNASLIRPVTLSEVEEVVFGMNKGKAPGPDGFPVEFFQEFWDIVKQDLLEVVCESLHSKQMLRALNATFLVLIPKKEGADKLDLFRPIALCNVAHKIITKLMAERLKSCLAMIISEEQGGFVAGRQILDGVVVASEAIHSMATSQERSMFIKLDMAKAYDRVKWSFLQKILLAFGFSSDWVSWVLSCVTSSSFSVIMNGEPYELFGATRGLRQGDPLSPYLFIILAEGLGRLLKSQVSHGLIHGWQWGMGLPTLSHLQFMDDTSLMGLARIREADSFRKTLDIYLAASGQRVNEQKSSIFFFNTPQAIQHRIAAILRFQIGTLPFVYLGIPLTVGRLPRSSWQQLLDKLRRKVSHWTHRWLSSAARLTLLKSVIQALPIYRCFVQAAPMYFLKEFDALSHQFLWSGNLLSSKWSLVKWESVCRPKQEGGLGLRSAILNGKALAAKLYWRWCTHQHQLWARILNLKYLRGVASFEVPRYPLEGGGSMIWHTLKVGAQLIKDALFWICHSGSQALFWLDSWDGHPPILSSFPHLQPLSEVFSAAGWDTVEHYKVAQHDGLVLRFRWKHPSEWPPGGSEGDRRELSQLLASRACNSLRGTDVLAWDGSDLSGKYSVVAGYKQIGRQLFGDIEVPWWKHVWHKLSWPKCNFFMWLVAQNRCLTWDNLCKRGFQGPSMCVLCQGCEESVSHIFFQCSYAREIWHFWWGVWNTTCWHVSSLVEFWERWGRAPVSTSFLQAAWAIGPSFIIWNLWLERNRRIFQELQLMAPHLWRKILHSLGETIVAKCDMTMRVDPRDVDCCNRLHLPPSQRQLMRNRCRHPTPKVNREGKWCPPPLGVLKINSDGSSRGNPGHAGIGGVGRDSSGDVQFIFSEYKGLHTNNLMEAQAILVAMERANQLGWRRIICESDSQVVVNLLKRQYMDNVSWQLAVIVEQILTLCASLENVTFNHIPHEWNGVADCLAKWASDHMHDWNLVDRGHLPPDLSHQLDHLVDLDRAI, encoded by the coding sequence ATGTGGTTGCGTGATCCGTCTTTAGGTGATCTTGTGGCTCAATGGTGGCGGGATGGCGCCCCTGCCTATGGTACAGCTATGTATTCTCTGGTTAAGAAGTTGCAATATGTTAAGTTTCATCTTAAGCGATGGAATAGGTTGAGTTTTGGTAATTTTCGAGCTAGGAAAAGAGAAGCGTTGGACCGCCTTGCTGTGATTACCCGTCAGATTCGGGATTTGGGCTTCTCGGAGGCTCTTGGGCATGCTGAATCCCAGGCTCTGAAATTGGTGGAAGAGTGGGAGCTCCGTGAagagattttctggaaacaaaaggctaggattgattggcttcaagagggtGATCGGAATACGGCCTTTTTCCATTATTCTGTGCAAGCTCGTCGAAATAAGTGCTTTATCTCTTCTCTTGTTAACTCTGAGGGTATTTCAATCTCTGCTCAACATGCTCTATCTAGAGAGGCTCGTCAGTACTACTCTAATCTTTTCACTGAGGATTCTGTACCTGCTGAGGCTGATGAAAATAGAGTCCTGGCTTGTATTCCTTCTTTAATTTCTAATGAGGTGAATGCTTCTCTTATTCGCCCGGTGACTCTGTCTGAAGTGGAGGAGGTGGTGTTTGGGATGAACAAAGGGAAAGCCCCTGGCCCTGATGGGTTCCCAGTTGAGTTTTTCCAGGAGTTTTGGGATATTGTGAAGCAGGATTTGTTAGAGGTGGTTTGTGAGTCTCTTCATAGTAAGCAGATGCTTCGCGCCTTGAATGCTACTTTTCTGgttctcattcctaagaaggaaggTGCTGACAAACTTGATCTCTTTAGACCTATTGCACTCTGTAATGTGGCGCATAAGATTATTACGAAGTTGATGGCTGAGAGACTCAAATCTTGTTTGGCAATGATTATTTCTGAGGAGCAAGGCGGCTTTGTGGCTGGGCGGCAAATTCTGGATGGGGTGGTGGTTGCGTCTGAAGCCATTCATTCCATGGCTACTTCTCAGGAGAggtctatgtttatcaagttggatatggccaaagcctatgacagagttAAATGGAGTTTTCTTCAGAAGATTCTGTTGGCCTTTGGTTTTTCCTCTGATTGGGTGAGTTGGGTGTTGAGTTGTGTGACTTCTTCCTCCTTTTCGGTTATTATGAATGGGGAGCCTTATGAGCTTTTTGGGGCTACTAGGGGTCTTCGTCAGGGGGATCCGCTCTctccttatttgtttattattctggCTGAGGGGCTTGGCCGTCTTCTTAAATCTCAGGTTTCTCATGGCTTGATTCATGGTTGGCAGTGGGGGATGGGCTTGCCTACACTTTCTCATCTCCAATTCATGGATGATACCTCTCTTATGGGTCTGGCTCGTATTAGGGAGGCTGATTCCTTCAGGAAAACTTTGGACATCTACCTTGCGGCTTCGGGCCAGAGAGTCAATGAGCAAaagtcttctattttcttctttaatactcctcaAGCTATCCAGCATAGGATTGCTGCCATTCTGCGGTTTCAAATTGGAACTCTTCCCTttgtttatttgggtattcctcttaCTGTTGGCCGTCTACCCAGATCTTCTTGGCAGCAGTTGCTTGATAAGCTTAGGAGAAAGGTTTCTCATTGGACCCATCGTTGGTTGTCTTCTGCAGCTAGATTGACTCTTCTTAAGTCTGTCATCCAGGCCCTTCCCATCTACAGGTGCTTTGTTCAAGCGGCTCCTATGTATttccttaaggaatttgatgctctttctcatcaatttctttggAGCGGTAATTTATTGTCTTCAAAATGGAGCCTTGTTAAGTGGGAATCAGTGTGTAGACCTAAGCAGGAAGGGGGTCTTGGTTTACGCTCTGCTATTTTGAATGGAAAAGCTCTTGCTGCTAAGCTTTACTGGCGCTGGTGCACCCATCAGCACCAGTTATGGGCTCGTATTCTCAACCTTAAATATCTTCGGGGTGTTGCTTCTTTTGAGGTCCCTCGCTATCCTCTGGAGGGGGGTGGTTCTATGATCTGGCATACTTTGAAAGTGGGGGCGCAATTGATTAAGGATGCTCTTTTTTGGATCTGTCATTCGGGTTCACAGGCTCTTTTTTGGTTAGATTcctgggatggtcaccctcctattctttcttcttttcctcatcTCCAGCCTCTGTCTGAGGTTTTTAGCGCAGCTGGCTGGGATACTGTGGAGCATTATAAGGTGGCACAACATGATGGTTTGGTTCTTCGGTTTCGTTGGAAGCACCCTTCTGAGTGGCCTCCAGGAGGGTCTGAGGGGGATAGGCGTGAGCTTTCCCAACTTTTGGCTTCCCGTGCTTGTAATTCTTTGAGAGGAACTGATGTTTTGGCTTGGGATGGTTCAGACTTGTCTGGAAAGTACTCTGTGGTTGCTGGTTATAAACAGATTGGTAGGCAGTTGTTTGGGGACATTGAGGTCCCTTGGTGGAAGCATGTTTGGCACAAGTTGTCATGGCCCAAGTGCAACTTCTTTATGTGGTTAGTGGCCCAAAATCGGTGTCTCACTTGGGATAATTTATGTAAGCGTGGTTTTCAAGGCCCTTCTATGTGTGTTTTGTGTCAAGGTTGTGAAGAGAGTGTATCCCATATCTTCTTCCAATGCTCCTATGCTAGGGAGATTTGGCACTTCTGGTGGGGAGTGTGGAATACGACCTGCTGGCATGTTTCCTCTTTGGTGGAATTTTGGGAACGATGGGGAAGGGCCCCTGTTTCTACTTCCTTTCTCCAGGCTGCTTGGGCCATTGGGCCTTCCTTTATTATCTGGAATCTTTGGTTGGAGAGGAATAGGCGGATCTTTCAAGAATTGCAGTTGATGGCTCCTCACCTTTGGAGGAAAATTTTACACTCCTTAGGGGAAACTATTGTGGCTAAGTGTGATATGACTATGCGGGTGGACCCTCGGGATGTTGATTGTTGTAATCGCCTTCATCTTCCTCCTTCGCAACGACAACTCATGCGTAACAGGTGTAGGCATCCTACCCcaaaggtgaatagggagggaaaaTGGTGCCCTCCTCCCTTGGGAGTCCTAAAAATCAACTCGGATGGCTCTTCTCGTGGTAATCCTGGTCATGCTGGCATTGGAGGTGTGGGCCGTGATAGCTCAGGGGATGTTCAGTTTATTTTCTCTGAGTATAAGGGTCTTCATACGAATAATCTTATGGAGGCTCAGGCTATTTTAGTGGCTATGGAGCGGGCCAATCAGTTGGGTTGGCGAAGGATCATATGTGAGTCTGACTCCCAGGTTGTGGTGAACTTACTGAAAAGGCAGTATATGGATAATGTGAGCTGGCAGCTGGCCGTGATTGTTGAACAAATTCTCACTCTCTGTGCATCTCTGGAGAATGTTACTTTCAACCATATTCCCCATGAATGGAATGGTGTGGCTGATTGCTTGGCTAAATGGGCTTCCGATCATATGCATGATTGGAATTTGGTGGATCGGGGCCATCTGCCCCCGGATTTGTCTCATCAATTGGATCACTTGGTTGATCTTGATAGGGCCATTTAA
- the LOC131860310 gene encoding uncharacterized protein LOC131860310: MAVVSNSLVFTGSKPSQKFSEAMHAQKLESSFVGESSKLKKVNGCLPRSQDRPVLVISPESVQEDIAYWSQHVLICKFLGIQIPLSALESWIRRTWHVEGDFDLLVAANGYFMVDFSSISDRNRVFEGGPYFYNHVGLFIKPWHSGFNATEDLPTRVPVWVRLPWLPLEFWREDILLRIAALLGKPAAIAQNNLEKKVFSYARICVEIDLNNPLPDSLEIFIGSASWIQPLDYESLPFRCRFCHEYGHLQCQCPRAPKAAGVSSSPSSGPSVEKGDKGKESGVEGGPDKDGFIPVKQRNKGRGHKRAFKDSQNDQGFNRFEVLDNQAVEEGIPVELSAGASGMDVGMDTGLEKVIVVQNSSSALVQGSSEPPGASVDVKDDIVLADLAKAVFSSGKGRGSSPSLGVLQRPLKKGHFEFSSKVGRKKDADKLKSTGDLLVESGAIKTLEAHFSQPSS, translated from the coding sequence ATGGCTGTGGTTTCCAATAGTCTGGTTTTTACAGGCTCGAAGCCATCTCAAAAATTTTCAGAGGCTATGCATGCACAAAAATTGGAGTCATCTTTTGTGGGTGAGAGCTCTAAGCTCAAGAAAGTGAACGGATGTCTGCCGCGGAGTCAAGATCGGCCTGTTTTGGTTATCTCTCCGGAATCTGTCCAGGAAGATATCGCTTATTGGAGCCAACATGTTTTGATCTGCAAGTTCTTGGGTATTCAGATTCCTCTCTCGGCATTAGAATCTTGGATCCGTCGAACCTGGCATGTTGAGGGGGATTTTGATTTATTGGTAGCTGCAAATGGCTATTTCATGGTCGATTTTTCTAGTATCTCGGACCGTAATCGTGTTTTTGAAGGAGGGCCATATTTTTACAATCATGTTGGCTTGTTCATTAAGCCCTGGCATAGTGGTTTTAATGCGACAGAAGATCTTCCTACTCGGGTTCCTGTTTGGGTGCGTCTTCCATGGCTGCCGTTGGAGTTTTGGAGAGAGGATATTCTGCTTCGGATTGCTGCTCTATTGGGGAAACCGGCTGCCATTGCTCAAAATAATTTGGAGAAAAAGGTATTTTCTTATGCTCGCATCTGCGTTGAAATTGACttaaataatcctttgccagaCTCTTTGGAAATTTTTATTGGCTCGGCTTCGTGGATTCAACCGCTTGATTATGAGTCCCTCCCTTTTCGTTGCCGCTTCTGTCACGAGTATGGACACCTTCAGTGCCAGTGTCCTCGGGCACCCAAAGCTGCTGGGgtgtcttcttctccttcttctgggCCCTCGGTGGAGAAAGGGGATAAAGGGAAGGAATCTGGGGTTGAGGGTGGGCCTGATAAGGATGGCTTTATCCCTGTTAAGCAGAGAAATAAAGGGAGGGGGCACAAGCGGGCCTTTAAGGATAGTCAGAATGATCAGGGTTTCAATCGGTTTGAGGTCCTGGATAATCAGGCTGTGGAGGAAGGGATTCCTGTTGAGCTTTCTGCTGGGGCCTCTGGTATGGATGTTGGGATGGATACAGGGCTGGAGAAAGTGATTGTTGTGCAGAATTCATCTTCGGCATTGGTGCAGGGGAGTTCGGAGCCTCCTGGGGCCTCTGTAGATGTGAAGGATGATATTGTTTTAGCAGATTTGGCTAAGGCAGTGTTTTCTTCAGGCAAAGGGCGAGGATCGTCTCCTTCCTTGGGGGTGTTGCAACGCCCTCTCAAGAAGGGACATTTTGAATTTTCTTCGAAAGTTGGTCGTAAGAAGGATGCAGACAAGCTTAAATCTACTGGGGATCTTTTGGTGGAATCTGGGGCTATTAAGACCCTTGAGGCCCACTTCTCTCAACCTTCCTCATGA